From the uncultured Methanomethylovorans sp. genome, the window TTAAAGTAGTTGTTTCAGATCCAAAGACAAAGAGTTACCAATTCGATGTGAAGGGTTCCGAAGCAAACAAGTTCATCGGAAAGGCAATCGGTCAGGATATAGATGGCGCTGTAGTCGGTCTTTCAGGATATAAACTCTTGATAACCGGTGGAAGTGACAAGAGTGGAATGGTTATGAGACCAGACCTTCCAGGACCAAAGAGGAAAAAGATTCTTGTTGCTACTGGTGTGGGTTATGTACCTAAGGCCAATGGTATGCGCCGCAGAAAGATGATGCATGGTAAAGAAATCTCACCTGATATCATCCAAATCAACACTAAGGTTGTTGAATACGGTGAAAAGTCCATCGAAGAGATCGTCGGTGGCGGCAAGACAGAAGAGTGATCCAAGTTAAGGATCATTCACTTTTTTCAATACTATCTCGATACTATTTTTATTTTAATTTTCAGAACAATAGTTAGAAGAAATCTTTTATTCTACTCTATGTTAATCTGCGATGTCACTCTTGAAACTGTAGTTTCAATCCATTTTTGCTGCTGATATGGAAAGAGCATATTTATGTTCTCCAAATCCCACATCCACAAGCACGCCTACCTTTAGAAGTTTATTAAAACATTCTCTTGCAATAACACGAGCATCCGGTCATATATCTTCGGCATTTCCTTATCCATATTATGCCAGAAAAAATTTATTCTACAGTTTCATATCTTTGTTAAAACAAAAGATACCTGTTCCTAGATCATAAATGAAAAGTGACATACGAAGGTGGGAGGGCAGATGCTGCCCATTTCATTATATCTTCTGGCCACTCAACACTC encodes:
- a CDS encoding 30S ribosomal protein S6e; its protein translation is MADFKVVVSDPKTKSYQFDVKGSEANKFIGKAIGQDIDGAVVGLSGYKLLITGGSDKSGMVMRPDLPGPKRKKILVATGVGYVPKANGMRRRKMMHGKEISPDIIQINTKVVEYGEKSIEEIVGGGKTEE